In Myotis daubentonii chromosome 6, mMyoDau2.1, whole genome shotgun sequence, a genomic segment contains:
- the IRAK1BP1 gene encoding interleukin-1 receptor-associated kinase 1-binding protein 1 isoform X1 yields the protein MSLPQASRSRMFVELVPWADRSRENNLVSGGETLPIPRHPLSSAQAQTSAREVHVSGAAEVSASPDRAQVAVRVSSTKEAAAEAKKSVCRRLDYITQSLQQQGLQAENVTVTKDFRRVENAYHMEAEVCITFAEFGKMQNICNFLVEKLDSSVVISQPQFYHTPGSVENLRRQACLVAVENAWRKAQEVCNLVGQTLGKPLLIKEEETKEWEGQIDDDQSSKLSSSLTVQQKIKSATIHASSKVFLTFEVKGKEKKKRHL from the exons ATGTCGTTGCCACAAGCTTCTCGGTCTCGGATGTTCGTGGAACTGGTTCCCTGGGCGGACCGGAGCCGGGAGAACAATCTGGTCTCGGGCGGAGAAACGCTGCCCATCCCCCGCCACCCGCTCTCCTCGGCGCAGGCCCAGACCTCGGCCCGCGAGGTGCACGTGAGCGGCGCCGCGGAGGTGTCTGCGAGTCCGGACCGGGCGCAGGTCGCCGTGCGGGTGAGCAGCACCAAGGAGGCGGCGGCCGAGGCCAAGAAGAGCGTCTGCCGCCGCCTGGACTACATCACGCAGAGCCTCCAGCAGCAGGGTCTGCAG GCAGAAAATGTAACTGTGACAAAGGATTTTAGAAGAGTGGAAAATGCTTATCACATGGAAGCAGAG GTCTGCATTACATTTGCTGAATttggaaaaatgcaaaatatttgtaACTTTCTTGTTGAAAAACTAGATAGCTCTGTTGTTATCAGTCAACCCCAGTTCTATCATACTCCAGGTTCTGTTGAAAATCTTCG ACGGCAAGCCTGTCTTGTTGCTGTTGAGAATGCATGGCGCAAAGCTCAAGAAGTCTGTAACCTTGTTGGCCAAACTCTAGGAAAACCTTTATTAATCAAAGAAGAAGAAACGAAAGAATGGGAAGGCCAAATAGATGATGACCAGTCATCCAAACTCTCAAGTTCATTAACTGtacaacaaaaaatcaaaagtGCAACAATACATGCTtcttcaaaagtatttttaacttttgaagtaaagggaaaagagaagaaaaaaagacatctCTGA
- the IRAK1BP1 gene encoding interleukin-1 receptor-associated kinase 1-binding protein 1 isoform X2: MRQNSPLSAAPALEAPAPPSPSRQPLRRAQGSPGALWPLRPPSAPSCYGNPAAITMSLPQASRSRMFVELVPWADRSRENNLVSGGETLPIPRHPLSSAQAQTSAREVHVSGAAEVSASPDRAQVAVRVSSTKEAAAEAKKSVCRRLDYITQSLQQQGLQAENVTVTKDFRRVENAYHMEAEGPLVHRTHITQFSTCLPLSQPQQSAETRLVGSQGKEQCVALWMQMS; this comes from the exons ATGCGGCAAAACTCTCCACTCAGCGCAGCTCCCGCTCTAGAAGCTCCCGCGCCGCCCAGCCCTTCCCGGCAGCCTTTGCGCCGCGCACAGGGAAGCCCCGGCGCGCTGTGGCCGCTTCGGCCGCCGTCCGCTCCGAGTTGCTATGGTAACCCAGCCGCCATCACTATGTCGTTGCCACAAGCTTCTCGGTCTCGGATGTTCGTGGAACTGGTTCCCTGGGCGGACCGGAGCCGGGAGAACAATCTGGTCTCGGGCGGAGAAACGCTGCCCATCCCCCGCCACCCGCTCTCCTCGGCGCAGGCCCAGACCTCGGCCCGCGAGGTGCACGTGAGCGGCGCCGCGGAGGTGTCTGCGAGTCCGGACCGGGCGCAGGTCGCCGTGCGGGTGAGCAGCACCAAGGAGGCGGCGGCCGAGGCCAAGAAGAGCGTCTGCCGCCGCCTGGACTACATCACGCAGAGCCTCCAGCAGCAGGGTCTGCAG GCAGAAAATGTAACTGTGACAAAGGATTTTAGAAGAGTGGAAAATGCTTATCACATGGAAGCAGAG GGCCCCCTGGTACACAGAACTCATATCACACAATTTAGTACATGCTTGCCTTTAAGTCAGCCTCAGCAGTCAGCAGAAACCAGGTTGGTGGGCTCACAAGGTAAAGAACAATGTGTGGCTTTATGGATGCAGATGTCGTGA